Part of the Drosophila kikkawai strain 14028-0561.14 chromosome 3L, DkikHiC1v2, whole genome shotgun sequence genome is shown below.
GGCCCAGCGCAGAGTTGCCCAGCAGGCCACCCTTGATGGTCTCCCGGATCTTGTGGCGGCAACGGTACAGAACCAGAGCCAGGGCGGTGATCGTGGCAGCGGATCCCACAAGCAAGGCTCCAATCAGTGCCTGCTTGCGGGGATCGGTATGGGAGCAGCCCATCAGAGCGGGATTCAGATGACGCAGCGACTCGCCACGCAGACGTTCGGGGAACTCGCACATTAGCTCGGAGACCTCCTCCTGAGTGGCATTCCGGGACACCAGCAGGTTGTGCAGCCACATGACACGGCAGTCGCAGGAAAGGGGATTCTCTGACAGATCGAGAGTAAGCAAATCCTTCCAGGGGAACAGACCCTCGGCCAGCGAGGTCAAAGCGTTGGCCTTGAGCACCACATGTCGCAGATGGGGCAGACCACTGAGAGCGCCCTCCTGGACCTCTACGAGCATTTTGTTGGACGAGAGGTTCAGGTACTCCAGGTTACCATTGGCTCCGAAGGCTCCTGTCATCACACGCTTCAGCTTCAGGGCTCCATTCACATCCAGACGCTTCAGCTGCTTCAGGCCCACGAAGGCACCCTCGCTGATCACCTCGAAGTCGTTCTGTCCCAGGGAGAGCTGCTCCAGACGAACCAGCTGGCTGAGGCCTACGGACGGAATACGCTGCAGGCGATTGTCGGAGAGGTCCAGAATGCGCAGCTCCTCCAGTCCCAGGAAGCTGTCGTGCGAGATGTTTCGCAGACTGGCGCCCTTCAGCTCCAGTCGGGTAAGACCCTTCAGATCTTGGAAGGCTCCGGACTGAATGCTCTGCAGGGTGTTCATGCTGAGGAAGAGCTCGGCCAGACTGGGCATGGCCTGGAAGATGACGGGATCGGGCACTGTGGTCAGGGCATTGTCGTCCAGATAGAGAATCCTCAGCTGGGTGAGTCCATCAAAAGCCTTGGGGTCCAAGAAGCCAATGCGGTTCTCGCCCAGATTCAGTTCTTCGATCTTTAGCAGAGGCGAGAAGGTGCCCTGATGCAGCTCCGAGATCTGGTTGCCCCGCAGATTCAAGACAGTCACCGCCGACAGACCGATGAAGGTCTTGTTGCTGATCTGGCCGATCTTGTTGTGGTTCAGATGCACCTCCTGCAGCTTCTTCTGGTAGGCGAAGGTGCGCTGCGGGATGGTCATCAGGTGGTTCGAGGACAGGTCCAGGAAGGTCAGCTCCGCGTAGAACTGGATGGACGAGTCGATGGTCTTGATCTTGTTGCTCTTTATCACCAGTCGCTGGATGGATGGATTCAGCGCAATGGGCAGCACGTCCAGCTGCCCCTCGCCGCACTGCACCACCAGGGTGTTGTCGTCGCACTGGCAGCCCGGCGGGCAGTTGGCCAAGCCCGCCGCCGGCTCCACTCCCATACTGGCCAGGATGCCCCAGATGGCCACCAGGGCAATCATCGCGTGTCTCTGCATCTTGGtcgagttttcttttttgttttctgttgctGCGTTAGCTAtcgctctctctcactctctgttCTGCTGTTTCGTTTGTTTCGGAGTTTTCCTCGGTTTCTTTCAGTTTTCCATAGTTCTGCGGGTAGACAAACgagggaaaatatttgaaaattagtctCTGGtagtctttggttttttttcggttgaGTTTTGGATAATTAGCCTATTTTCGTGGAACTGTTTCtattgattaaattttattatgtggttcccctttttttgtatatttttagacTGTGTTTATGGCTTTCTAGAAAATTTGTAGtctattttcaattttttttgagttattgCATGGACTaggttatattttttttttttataaattgtactAACTTTTGGAAtttgtctctttttttatgtttgaCTTTTTAGACGAAACTCTgtgaaattttctttttaaactaaattacaGTTTTCTGTGAAggtattttgaattattttgtaCGAAAGAACttcacaatttttttttatgaacatctactttaatttatttatcacaAAATgtactaatttatttaagaatcaattttaaaaacagaACCTAACTGAGTctctttcaaaaatattagctgcaagatttttattatatattttgtcttttcaacaaacaaaacctatcccacattttttttagaacttaatttttaaagttttaagtttCAACTTTAAGAAAtgtttttacatttaatttacattttttttatatcaaatTAAACGAGTTTCTTAATTTCACAATTCTTGCACTTTTGTTCAACTTTGCTCCGTTTAAGCCACAAGTAAAACTTaccgtttttgtttttctttgaaGATTGTTTAGCAACAATTTCTGGTTTTTTCCCCCGATGAACTGAACTTAAAAAGCaatgtttcgtttttctttgtGTGATGTgttttgagtttgagtttgtCACTGTTTCACTTTTTCGAATTTGCAAacaattttatgttttgtcaCATTTGGccaatttgtaaaatatatataaaatatttcagtgGCAGtgtattgtaaaataaaacttttgttTAGTGTGTGTTGTTGGTTTTTCGTATTTTAGATTTAGATTGTTTGTGAAACGTGCGCGATAATCCAGTGGTTCGCTTTGGCTGCACGCTTCAAGTTGTTGTTTGGTTCGACGACGGTTTACGCTCTTTCGTGTTACCAACTCTGGTAACAGAGGGTCTCAGGTCTGGGCTTGGCTAGAAGGCAGAGACAACCGCTCACGACGAGGCAACGATTTTCACTGATTTTCCGAAGTGCCTTTCGCGCTGACGATACCTCGGCTGGCCTGTCGTGAGCAGCCGGAGCAGCTGCAACCGCTTCGGCAGCGGCCTTGCGGAGAGCACCAACCCTCCGAGATAATAATAATCTCTCTCGAAACCGGTTTCGAGAGCAAGTTCCACTCACTCGAACCGTTTTCACTCGTTTATCTGACTATGCTGATGGCTGGGCAGGTAGCCCTGCTCTCTGGCAATCGCTACTCACACGCCGGAGAAGCCGCACGTCATCGAGGAAATGCTGCCTGGCTGCTCGAGACTCGAGTGACGAAAACGCCTCTGCTGCAGTTCAACTAACATTAAGAACCCATAAAGAAGGGGAAGGAGTCATAGATTCAGGGATCGCCGACAGGTCCTGGCCTAAGTGGAGACCTCTTTGTGCGGTTTGCCAGCCCAGAAATTGATATTTGTGGACCTCCTCTTCAGGCAGATCTTAAAAGACTTGCACTCGAGTTTTTCCCTAAAATATTGTGTCATCCGATACAGTTGAAGAGCAGCAACTACAACTATTTACGAGCtagcaaacataaaaaatatatataacgtagaggaaaaaaaaaacggagacAACTGTGACAACAAGAAAATCAACTTTAAATGGCCATAACTTTGTGCCAACATGTGCACACATTTTTCCCACTCCCTGCCTCTCCACTGACATAACTTGCATATTTCCGTCGCccagaaaatgtattttcccTGGGAGATGCAAATCTTTTCCGACTGCCTTTTTATCTTCCATGAAACttgttaaatttatacattGCCCGAAATTGAGGCAACTGTTAATAGTTGGCTTTGGCCAAGGCAATTCATGAATTTGATTTGTTATCTTGGCcagcaaataaatacaagtaaTTTATGACCCAAAACATGTGTAACCAGATTTCCGCAAAAAAACGTTACGAATTTATGCCTAAGCAACGGGGTTTTCATAGTCaaagtctaaaaaaaaagaaaaataattttcaaatttaattagagGAAATACTAGGTTACATGCATGCTAAACTAAAATATCCTACTCcatttttcttaaattgtataattctataaaactctttaaattgcattttaactATTACTCATagtaacaaaataataatgataaaataatattagaaaGAATTATAGGTCTAATTAAACTAACATTTTACCGGGAAAGAAAATTTTTACTCAACACATCGTTATTCCTAGAGACCTCatttacattaaataaaccataaaactGGTTCATTAAacgtttaaataattttttaacctataaAGGAAATAATCACTCTTAAATTGGAACAGTTTCAGTTAAAGAAAGGTTTTGCATCACCATAATCATAGGCCTAAGAAGCTTTAAGTATGGCAGCCATAAtcctataaaaaaaagctgtTAAGGAAACTAATTTAGCCTCGTTTACGGGAAAACTGCTCTACAtaggaaaatagaaaaagcAGCAGTAATTTCCTTTCCAAAACCAGATGCAAAACACAGTGATTGTTGCACTTGCGGCTAACGGAAGTTtgcatttttacttttatgCCACCAGGTGGGCAAGAGACAGGTGCCACGAGTGCTTTTCCCCGCCCGACTCTCTCACGTCACACATCGCAAGGCCTCGATCTGCCCAGTCTCTCTTTCTCAATTTGCGACAATGTGTGAGAATTTCCCAGCAATAAAAACCCAAATCCAACAACGAATTTCGAGACCAACTTAAAATAAAGGCGAGGCATGCCTCATGCTTTATGGTAACTGGAAAGGTCTGTTTGCCGTCCCAATGTGGACGGAGAGTTGCATATGAAAATTGTTTGGCCAAACGCTAAAAGCACTTAAACAATTAGAGAGGGCAGCCAAATGGGTAGAAAGGGGGGAGCTTCGTGTGTAATTAGGTAAAACAGGGTCGGGCGAAGGGCCCCGGGACCAGGGACTACCGTTGTGCCAACTCAGGGAATGCAAATAAGGGGTCGGAGGGGTTTTGAGTAAAGGGGGAATTGTTTTAGTGATCTTTAAGTACTTGAAAATATTcctaaaatacatatatacatttttttaaatttcaaaatgtaaCCTGAGGATTTAAGGTCTAAGGAGGGATTTGAAAACCACAGGAAAGAATTCtcttactttaaaaatttatagaaatagaTGAGGAAATCTAAGTTCTCAGCAGTTTGtcctattaaaaaaatataaagccttattcaaaaatgtttcaaatataatttccAATCTTAAAGTTATTTCTCTTACCGAAAACCTTAcaaatttttactataaaatatatttcctcaGTCTTACCACCCAACCTAAGGTTAACCCTtgactttaaaaattcctGCGTCTATTCTCATGACTAAATACCTTTGTGTTTGAACACATTTTCCACCGAATAATGTCGTACATGAGGAAAAACGCAGGCAAACGAAACGCACTTTGACCAGAAAAGACTCTGAGAAGCAACTTATGGGAACGGAGAGCCGGCTGACCAAGTGGCAGTCACACTAAATATCCGtctatataggtatatatgtCCGACATTCAATCCGGTGCGCATGCGCGGCGGTTGTTGTTTTATTGGACCCGGCGTTGTTTTAACAAGAAACTTGTTAGTTGTTAGTTGCAACGGGTTAGAGTCTTTCCGAGTCTTGTACTTTTTGGCCCTGTTGTTTGCCCGTCGCGACGTCGGCTACTCTTTGAATCGCAGCTCAGcttcgttttgttttgttttttagccAGCTGCCCTTTCAATTGATGTTTGTCCGCCGGCACAACCCATTTGTCAGCATTTGAGGCAAACATTTTAACAAGACCCAAGACAAAGATATTCGGAAATGCTTAGAAGGTATTGGAGAACCTTAAGCCGCTGACAGTTCCGGTTCGAATGCAACTTCCGCAAAatactacatatatattgAGAAGGCAGCTTCCCCTCAGGAGGCAGCTTCTCTAAACcaataaaatatcaattgACTCCGGCAATTAATCATATTCCAAAATGTGCAAAGAATAGTGGAGGTATTCGAGACCGGAAAGACCCGGCCTTTGTTCAGGATTCCTTCATTCATCCCGGCttcacacttttttttttcttcgtcCTCCGCTGCCCGTTTTTAGAGGAATCACAATATATAATGAATCAAGAAATGAGCGTTAAATGCAATGAGAACGAGAATGATGAGAAGAAAGGCGACAGTGAGCAGCGGAAGTCAGCGCACAATGGACCAGAGACCAGAGACCAAGACGGGGTCCAGCAAGCACAATGGCACAATACCCATGTACCTACAATACCTTCCTGATGCCCCCGGAATTCTCCGCCCTAAGGAGGTTAACTTTAAATCGAATGGCGATGGCACACAGTGCTATATAGTAGGTAAATACCTTGGGCCCATGGCGAGGCATTGCTGTGTGTGAACGCTTTGCTGACTTGTGATTTTTCTCCCCGACATCTGAGATGAGTTGGTGAGAAGTACTCCTCAGATTGACGCTAATGCACCTGCAGCAGTCTGGGAAAGCTTTTTACCTTTTGGATCTGTGATCTGAGAAACTGCCGATGGGCGACCCATAACTTATCAAAAGTAAACAATGACTTTAATCGGAGAGAAAGAAAGCTCTAACACTTTACTGGCTCACCTAGAAaatttctacaaaaaaaactcCATCCATATCTCACTGTAAAGAATCTTCTCAGTTGATTAACTTTTAATCAAGTAACTCCAGAAACAACCAAAGATCTGTGAGATACTCTGCAAGCAACTATTTCAGCAACTTCCCTTGTTCAAccggaaaatgcaaatcaattGGGGTCTCCCCTCTcacactctctcgctctctccctctGTTTTTCTCAGTTTCCTTTCAGATCCTGTCACATAAAGATCTTGCAAGGAATGCCCGTATCCGCCACAGTCTGGGGCTCATTTCATTTGGCTCGCATAATTTATGCAGAATTATCAATCGAGATTTGTTTAGACAAAATGCAAACCGTTGGGGGGGAAAACTAACATTGGATGGGGGTTGGAGGGAAATTAACGAACGTGTGCCTCAACAGGAAAAGCCACAAATTGTTTATGCAACCAGGCAGGGCCAAAAATAGCCAGAGGAGAAGCGACTGGATGACGTCTCATGGCAAATCTATGAGATACGCATATCGCATTCGACTTATCTACGAGCAGACGCTGGCAACCTGATATGGCTGCCATCTAGCCAGTGTCCAGTGTCCAGTGGGTACGGAACAGGGGATCGGGTTGAGGAGGAGCCCCAGTGTTCGCTCCCTGGATAGCCGCTGCATGCGTGATAAATGCCGCAGATAAATGCGTGTTGCAGTTGGGCACAGACAGCCAGACAACGCGGAGACA
Proteins encoded:
- the trn gene encoding leucine-rich repeat and immunoglobulin-like domain containing-NOGO receptor-interacting protein 4 is translated as MQRHAMIALVAIWGILASMGVEPAAGLANCPPGCQCDDNTLVVQCGEGQLDVLPIALNPSIQRLVIKSNKIKTIDSSIQFYAELTFLDLSSNHLMTIPQRTFAYQKKLQEVHLNHNKIGQISNKTFIGLSAVTVLNLRGNQISELHQGTFSPLLKIEELNLGENRIGFLDPKAFDGLTQLRILYLDDNALTTVPDPVIFQAMPSLAELFLSMNTLQSIQSGAFQDLKGLTRLELKGASLRNISHDSFLGLEELRILDLSDNRLQRIPSVGLSQLVRLEQLSLGQNDFEVISEGAFVGLKQLKRLDVNGALKLKRVMTGAFGANGNLEYLNLSSNKMLVEVQEGALSGLPHLRHVVLKANALTSLAEGLFPWKDLLTLDLSENPLSCDCRVMWLHNLLVSRNATQEEVSELMCEFPERLRGESLRHLNPALMGCSHTDPRKQALIGALLVGSAATITALALVLYRCRHKIRETIKGGLLGNSALGRKEREYQKTFCDEDYMSRHQHHPCSLGIHSTFPNTYTAPHHPGGAHHYGMCPMPVNDLGGAVDPQQKFQQLAVPTATMVSEKKLNNNKVMASQGAVDDSASFVLHMKTATMGRDPHQQLNHYTKPQFLSATAAVGDSCYSYADVPLAMPMVHGGSSNQPQLRLTQEHFKQREMYDQEQLGGGGGSEILDPNYIYSNTHYSMPLEQLGRSKTPTPPPVPPALPLRNGLCATTGRRSFQHKVSAQQQNNNTLRQFTH